A single window of Cydia strobilella chromosome 18, ilCydStro3.1, whole genome shotgun sequence DNA harbors:
- the LOC134749455 gene encoding uncharacterized protein LOC134749455, with amino-acid sequence MPIAVNVKEQQIGSFLKLTCIVNIFHEHENPYMEKIITGFNVNELAMVDVKFDYNKRQKPLNCSILALNHEKAKYGKIKVKVSCQEADEPSYSEWICNDQYKLIGGRLICDVYLNDVYTSLWNINITANKVEESFLTNFYNDIDFTDFNLSALDGSVAVHRAYLAAHSDVFRAMLRKEWKEATEGCVQIEGVTRQTLQHLKDYMYLRTLPDKGLEPLLLLASYYLMDDLKEQCVSKLALNCTSKEWSRLLEFAAVNKVSDLISGLMLNPSTAVQKKVEDLEDED; translated from the exons ATGCCCATAGCagt AAACGTTAAAGAACAACAGATAGGTTCATTTTTGAAACTTACATGTATAGTAAACATTTTTCATGAACATGAAAATCCTTATATGGAAAAAATAATTACTGGTTTCAATGTGAATGAATTGGCTATGGTAGATGTgaaatttgattataataaaagaCAAAAACCTCTTAATTGTAGTATTTTAGCACTGAATCATGAAAAAGCTAAATATGGtaaaatcaaagtaaaagtATCTTGTCAAGAAGCAGATGAACCAAGTTATTCAGAATGGATTTGCAATGATCAATATAAGCTGATTGGAGGGAGACTAATTTGTGATGTATACTTAAATGATGTGTACACAAGCCTTTGGAATATTAATATCACTGCAAACAAGGTTGAAGAGTCATTCCTAACGAATTTTTATAATGACATTGATTTTACTGACTTTAACTTGAGTGCGCTTGATGGAAGTGTGGCAGTCCATAGGGCATATTTAGCGGCCCATAGCGATGTGTTCCGAGCAATGTTAAGGAAAGAGTGGAAGGAGGCAACGGAGGGCTGTGTCCAGATAGAAGGAGTCACTCGGCAGACCCTCCAGCACTTGAAGGATTACATGTACCTCCGCACTTTGCCTGATAAAGGCCTTGAGCCCCTACTATTGCTAGCTTCATACTACTTAATGGATGATCTGAAAGAACAGTGTGTCTCAAAGCTGGCTCTTAATTGTACATCTAAAGAGTGGAGTAGACTTCTAGAATTTGCTGCAGTAAATAAAGTATCTGATTTAATAAGTGGCCTGATGCTGAATCCCTCAACGGCTGTTCAAAAGAAGGTGGAGGACCTTGAAGATGAGGATTAA